Proteins encoded in a region of the Campylobacter geochelonis genome:
- the nusA gene encoding transcription termination factor NusA: MEKISDIIESIANEKGLEIEEVKERVIRAFINSAKKLFGEDYEYEAVLDASSKNIKLFQKILVVANDDERVHEGEHIINISKAKEIDSGIEIGDELSYDINLENLGRTASETLSRELNYHIQRLLEEKLFEKYNSKVGTLVFGTVTHVDSDETTFVEIDDLKAFMPRKNRIKDEKFKVGDIARAVIRRVFVDKSQGIKIEISRTSPKFLEAMLEVQVPEIKDGNVIIKSCARIPGKRAKVALLALSPNVDPVGATVGTKGVRINAVSKELKNENIDAIEYSSQPELMVSRAIAPAIVNAVKVNGKKATIYINSEQKSKAIGKDGINIRLASMLTGYEIELVESKTADERNGETSLAVKDLKSLFGDI; this comes from the coding sequence ATGGAAAAGATTAGCGATATCATCGAATCCATCGCAAACGAAAAAGGGCTAGAAATCGAAGAAGTAAAAGAAAGAGTCATAAGAGCGTTTATAAATTCAGCTAAAAAACTCTTTGGTGAGGACTATGAGTATGAAGCGGTTTTAGACGCTAGTTCAAAAAACATCAAGCTTTTTCAAAAAATTCTTGTAGTTGCAAACGATGATGAAAGAGTTCATGAAGGCGAACATATCATTAATATAAGCAAGGCAAAAGAGATTGATAGTGGTATAGAAATCGGCGATGAGCTTAGCTATGATATAAATTTAGAAAATTTAGGGCGAACTGCATCTGAGACTCTATCTCGCGAGCTAAACTACCACATACAACGCCTTTTAGAAGAAAAACTTTTTGAGAAATACAACAGCAAGGTTGGGACTTTGGTTTTTGGAACAGTTACTCATGTTGATTCTGATGAGACAACTTTTGTTGAGATTGATGACTTAAAAGCCTTTATGCCACGAAAAAATAGAATAAAAGATGAGAAATTTAAAGTCGGCGATATCGCAAGAGCTGTTATTAGACGCGTTTTTGTCGATAAAAGTCAAGGGATTAAAATTGAAATTTCAAGAACATCTCCAAAATTTCTTGAAGCTATGCTTGAGGTTCAAGTTCCTGAGATTAAAGATGGAAATGTCATCATAAAATCATGTGCTAGAATTCCTGGAAAACGCGCTAAAGTCGCTCTTCTTGCGCTTTCTCCAAATGTCGATCCAGTAGGAGCTACCGTTGGAACAAAAGGCGTTAGAATAAATGCAGTAAGCAAAGAGCTTAAAAACGAAAACATAGATGCGATTGAGTACTCAAGCCAACCAGAGCTTATGGTATCTCGCGCTATCGCCCCAGCAATCGTAAATGCAGTTAAAGTAAATGGCAAAAAAGCAACCATTTATATAAACAGTGAGCAAAAAAGCAAGGCAATTGGAAAAGATGGTATAAATATCCGCTTAGCTTCGATGCTAACTGGTTATGAAATCGAACTTGTTGAGTCAAAAACAGCAGATGAGAGAAATGGCGAAACAAGCTTGGCTGTAAAAGATCTAAAATCTTTGTTTGGAGATATTTAG
- the rho gene encoding transcription termination factor Rho, with protein sequence MENNKKQHTRTHVPVDGHKIEELRTLDLDSLVKIALDMGVENPREFRRQELVFEILKTQTKQGGFILFTGILEITNDGYGFLRGIDSNLSDSVNDAYVSLSQIRKFALRVGDIVTGQVREPKDQEKYYALLKIEAINYKTIQEAKERPLFDNLTPLFPTQKLKLEYDATHLTGRVLDLFTPIGKGQRGLIVAPPRSGKTEIMKELAHGIARNHPEVQLLVLLVDERPEEVTDMQRSVKGEVFSSTFDQPALNHVRVAELVIEKAKRSVEMGKDVVILLDSITRLARAYNTVTPSSGKVLSGGVDANALHKPKRFFGAARNIENGGSLTIVATALIETGSRMDEVIFEEFKGTGNSEIVLDRNISDRRIYPAINILKSGTRKEELLQGPDNLQKIWALRSAIATMDDVEALKFLYSKMLKTKNNEELLSIMNE encoded by the coding sequence ATGGAAAACAACAAAAAACAACACACAAGAACTCATGTTCCAGTTGATGGGCACAAAATAGAAGAGCTTAGAACGCTAGATCTCGATTCGCTTGTTAAAATCGCACTTGATATGGGCGTTGAAAACCCGCGTGAATTTCGCCGTCAAGAGCTTGTTTTTGAGATACTTAAAACTCAAACCAAACAAGGCGGCTTTATACTATTTACCGGTATTTTAGAGATTACAAACGACGGATATGGCTTTTTAAGAGGGATTGACTCAAATTTAAGCGATAGCGTAAATGATGCTTATGTAAGCTTATCTCAAATTCGCAAATTTGCCCTTCGTGTTGGAGATATCGTAACTGGACAAGTTAGAGAGCCAAAAGATCAAGAAAAATACTACGCGCTTTTAAAAATCGAAGCGATTAACTATAAAACCATTCAAGAGGCAAAAGAAAGACCACTTTTTGATAACTTAACTCCACTTTTTCCAACACAAAAACTAAAGCTAGAGTATGATGCAACGCATTTAACTGGAAGAGTGCTAGATCTTTTTACGCCGATTGGAAAGGGACAGCGTGGGCTGATAGTTGCTCCTCCACGAAGTGGTAAAACAGAAATAATGAAAGAGTTAGCTCATGGAATCGCGCGAAATCACCCAGAAGTTCAACTTTTGGTTTTGCTAGTTGATGAAAGACCTGAAGAGGTTACTGATATGCAAAGAAGCGTTAAGGGCGAGGTGTTTAGCTCAACTTTTGACCAACCAGCGCTTAACCATGTTAGGGTTGCAGAGCTAGTCATAGAAAAGGCAAAAAGATCTGTTGAGATGGGAAAAGATGTTGTGATTTTACTTGATAGTATAACAAGACTAGCAAGAGCGTATAACACAGTAACTCCAAGCAGCGGCAAAGTGCTAAGTGGTGGCGTTGATGCAAATGCGCTTCATAAACCAAAACGCTTTTTTGGTGCAGCTAGAAATATCGAAAATGGCGGAAGCTTGACTATCGTTGCAACTGCGTTAATCGAAACTGGCTCAAGAATGGATGAGGTGATTTTTGAAGAGTTTAAAGGCACTGGAAACAGCGAAATCGTGCTTGATAGAAACATTAGCGATAGGCGAATTTATCCAGCGATAAACATCTTAAAAAGCGGAACTAGAAAAGAAGAGTTGCTTCAAGGACCTGATAATCTACAAAAAATTTGGGCGCTTCGTTCGGCGATTGCGACGATGGATGATGTTGAAGCACTTAAATTTTTATACTCAAAAATGCTAAAAACTAAAAACAACGAAGAACTTCTTTCTATCATGAACGAGTAG
- the rimO gene encoding 30S ribosomal protein S12 methylthiotransferase RimO, producing the protein MQKLYLLSLGCNKNLVDSEIMLGRLSNYQVVDKPDDADVMIVNTCGFIASAKEESIRAILELAQHKKENGVLVVTGCLMQRYRDELMKELPEVDIFSGVGDYDKIDEMILKKQNLFSPKTYLQKNTSRVITGSNYHAYIKLSEGCNQKCSFCAIPTFKGKLQSRSVEDIAKEVEELVQKGYYDFSFISQDSSSFGKDFGAKDGLVELIERIEQIGGVKFARILYLYPTTTSNELIKRIIDSKVFLNYFDMPIQHISDHMLKVMKRGAAKARIMELLNLMREAKDSFLRSGFIVGHPGERDEDFNELCEFLQEFKFDRISVFAYSKEEDTASFSMEQLPPKTVTKRLNLIEKIVKKAINQSFENEVGKTVLCQIDGISSEGEMFFGAKEALWDKDIDGEILINDSEVKNLEVGKTYKCHISEFSGEKLIGEIVA; encoded by the coding sequence ATGCAAAAATTATATCTTTTATCCTTAGGCTGTAATAAAAATTTAGTCGATAGCGAAATCATGCTAGGCAGACTCTCAAACTACCAAGTAGTAGATAAACCAGATGATGCCGATGTGATGATAGTAAACACTTGTGGCTTTATCGCTTCGGCTAAAGAAGAGAGCATTAGAGCCATACTTGAACTAGCACAACATAAAAAAGAAAATGGCGTTTTAGTCGTAACTGGCTGTTTAATGCAAAGATATCGCGATGAACTTATGAAAGAATTGCCTGAAGTTGATATCTTTTCTGGGGTTGGGGATTATGATAAAATTGATGAGATGATACTTAAAAAACAAAATCTTTTCTCACCCAAAACTTATCTTCAAAAAAACACTTCAAGAGTTATAACCGGCTCAAACTATCACGCTTATATCAAGCTTTCTGAGGGTTGTAACCAAAAATGTAGCTTTTGTGCTATACCAACTTTTAAAGGAAAACTTCAAAGTAGAAGCGTAGAAGATATCGCTAAAGAGGTTGAAGAGCTGGTGCAAAAAGGATACTATGACTTTAGCTTTATATCGCAAGATAGTAGTAGCTTTGGCAAAGACTTTGGCGCTAAAGATGGGCTAGTTGAGTTGATTGAAAGAATCGAGCAAATCGGTGGGGTTAAATTTGCAAGAATTTTATACCTTTATCCAACTACGACTTCAAACGAGCTAATCAAGCGGATAATAGACTCAAAAGTCTTTTTAAACTACTTTGATATGCCGATTCAACACATAAGCGACCATATGCTAAAAGTGATGAAAAGAGGAGCTGCAAAAGCTCGCATAATGGAGCTTTTAAACTTGATGAGAGAAGCAAAAGACTCATTTTTAAGAAGTGGTTTTATAGTCGGACATCCAGGAGAGCGTGATGAGGACTTTAACGAACTTTGCGAGTTTTTACAAGAGTTTAAATTTGATAGAATTTCAGTCTTTGCATACTCTAAAGAAGAGGATACAGCGAGTTTTTCTATGGAGCAACTTCCTCCAAAAACAGTTACTAAAAGGCTAAATTTAATCGAAAAAATAGTAAAAAAAGCGATAAATCAAAGCTTTGAAAACGAAGTTGGAAAAACAGTACTTTGTCAAATAGATGGCATAAGCAGCGAGGGCGAGATGTTTTTTGGCGCTAAAGAGGCGTTGTGGGATAAAGATATCGATGGGGAAATTTTGATAAATGATAGCGAGGTTAAAAATTTAGAAGTTGGCAAAACCTACAAGTGCCACATCAGCGAATTTAGCGGTGAAAAACTCATAGGAGAGATAGTTGCTTAA
- a CDS encoding DNA polymerase III subunit gamma/tau has translation MQALALKYRPKNYEELIGQESVSKSLSHALDSKRLSHAYLFSGLRGSGKTSSARIFAKALVCEHGPTSKPCEVCANCKMANESRHIDIIEMDGASHRKIDDIRDLIEQTKYAPAVARYKIFIIDEVHMLTKEAFNALLKTLEEPPEYVKFILATTDPLKLPVTVLSRTQHFRFKPIAKNMVIKHLAYILENEGIQYETPALEIIARSGSGSLRDSITLLDQAIIFSSENITQSAVASMLGLLDPSKIDEILDIVLKQDRDRAIVVIKELENYDPETIIDEMIANIKNRFLAKEPKFSLLMYERFFRILSEAKGMLFVGADSGFALAMTLFLMMEAVNLRSIDDIIESAKSLNSADTDSQNVAKSNNQKEQDSIKAVIAPLDSIKISPYDKFLSGIYDRDFDLGECFKKDIEFIKFQDNTLFVISHAKGANKELLRGASKAIMSVLKATFNQDTKIKIDPPKEENASEPTKDVSINLDKDMQNLDKLNVLISEDRGVDLKKKSSELFNELKNSNSFVKESKEESVLKELEKLFGAPKVEDN, from the coding sequence TTGCAAGCTTTAGCACTAAAATATAGACCAAAAAATTATGAAGAGCTTATCGGACAAGAAAGCGTTTCAAAAAGCCTATCTCACGCGCTCGATAGCAAAAGATTAAGTCATGCTTACCTTTTTAGTGGGCTTAGAGGAAGTGGTAAAACTTCAAGTGCTAGGATTTTTGCTAAGGCTTTAGTTTGTGAGCATGGACCAACTAGTAAGCCGTGCGAAGTCTGTGCAAACTGTAAAATGGCAAATGAGTCAAGACACATCGATATCATAGAAATGGATGGCGCAAGCCACCGTAAAATCGATGATATAAGAGACTTGATAGAACAGACTAAATACGCACCAGCTGTTGCAAGATATAAAATTTTTATCATCGATGAGGTTCATATGCTAACAAAAGAGGCGTTTAACGCTCTTTTAAAAACGCTTGAAGAGCCGCCAGAGTATGTTAAATTTATCCTTGCGACAACAGATCCGCTAAAGCTTCCTGTAACGGTGCTTTCAAGAACCCAACACTTTCGTTTTAAACCGATTGCTAAAAATATGGTTATAAAACATCTTGCTTATATCTTAGAAAACGAGGGCATACAGTATGAAACTCCAGCTCTTGAGATTATCGCTAGAAGCGGTTCTGGTTCACTTAGAGATAGCATAACATTGCTTGATCAAGCGATAATTTTTTCAAGCGAAAACATAACACAAAGCGCAGTTGCTTCTATGCTTGGACTTCTTGATCCTTCAAAAATAGATGAAATTTTAGATATCGTGCTAAAACAAGATAGAGATAGGGCGATTGTAGTAATTAAAGAGCTTGAAAACTACGATCCAGAGACAATCATCGATGAGATGATAGCAAATATCAAAAACCGTTTTTTAGCCAAAGAGCCTAAATTTAGCCTTTTGATGTATGAGAGGTTTTTTAGAATTTTAAGTGAAGCTAAAGGAATGCTTTTCGTAGGCGCTGATAGTGGATTTGCTTTGGCTATGACGCTGTTTTTGATGATGGAGGCAGTGAATTTAAGAAGCATTGATGATATCATAGAAAGTGCAAAAAGTCTAAATTCGGCCGATACAGATAGCCAAAACGTAGCAAAATCTAACAACCAAAAAGAGCAAGATAGCATAAAAGCAGTTATCGCACCGTTAGATAGCATAAAAATAAGCCCATATGATAAATTCTTAAGTGGCATTTATGATAGGGATTTTGATTTGGGAGAGTGCTTTAAAAAAGATATTGAATTTATCAAATTTCAAGATAACACTCTTTTTGTTATCTCTCATGCAAAAGGTGCAAACAAGGAGCTTTTGCGTGGCGCATCTAAAGCGATAATGAGTGTTTTAAAAGCCACTTTCAACCAAGATACAAAGATAAAAATCGACCCACCAAAAGAAGAGAACGCAAGCGAACCCACAAAAGATGTAAGTATAAATTTAGATAAAGATATGCAAAATCTTGATAAGCTAAATGTTCTTATAAGTGAGGATAGGGGTGTGGACTTAAAAAAAAAGAGCAGTGAGCTTTTTAACGAGCTTAAAAACTCAAACTCATTTGTAAAAGAGTCAAAAGAAGAGAGTGTTTTAAAGGAGCTCGAAAAGCTTTTTGGAGCTCCTAAAGTAGAGGATAACTAA
- a CDS encoding nitrous oxide reductase accessory protein NosL: protein MQNRRNFIKKASALMALGVTSNLSFNTSLFAMPMKMDFRAVKKDEMIILQDGDSKDFCQVCGMSLQMFYRTNHAATVDNELHQYCSIHCMFQEAMMKKSTPKEPKAVDNTSLKFINANESFYVYGSSKPATMASVSSYAFATKEEASKFCDEFGGEVLTYAQISEKTEQNLENDIKLIDKRQMMAAKKGEEIYKATCAKIDAKFKSPAQAKAYLIKHKPCGELSQMELSQVAHYLNRR, encoded by the coding sequence ATGCAAAACAGAAGAAATTTTATCAAAAAAGCCTCCGCTTTAATGGCGCTTGGCGTTACCTCAAACCTAAGTTTTAACACATCATTGTTTGCAATGCCTATGAAAATGGACTTTAGAGCAGTCAAAAAAGATGAAATGATTATTTTACAAGATGGCGATAGCAAGGATTTTTGTCAAGTTTGCGGTATGTCACTTCAGATGTTTTACCGCACAAACCACGCTGCAACGGTAGATAACGAGCTTCATCAGTACTGCTCTATACACTGTATGTTTCAAGAAGCGATGATGAAAAAATCCACTCCAAAAGAGCCAAAAGCAGTTGATAACACATCGCTAAAATTTATAAATGCAAACGAATCTTTTTATGTTTATGGCTCAAGCAAACCTGCAACCATGGCATCAGTTAGCTCATACGCCTTTGCTACAAAAGAAGAAGCTAGTAAATTTTGTGATGAATTTGGCGGAGAAGTTTTAACTTACGCTCAAATTTCAGAAAAAACAGAGCAAAATTTAGAAAACGATATCAAACTCATAGATAAAAGGCAGATGATGGCTGCTAAAAAAGGCGAGGAAATTTACAAAGCAACTTGCGCTAAAATCGATGCTAAGTTCAAAAGCCCAGCACAAGCTAAAGCATATCTTATAAAGCACAAACCGTGTGGAGAGCTTAGTCAAATGGAGCTTTCACAAGTCGCGCACTACCTAAATAGACGCTAA
- the miaB gene encoding tRNA (N6-isopentenyl adenosine(37)-C2)-methylthiotransferase MiaB: protein MSKRLFIQTLGCAMNVRDSEHIIAELKKTDDYELTDEISDADLILINTCSVREKPVHKLFSEVGSFFKHKKSGAKIGVCGCTASHLGDEIFKRAPYVDFVLGARNVSKITTAVNTPKFISTDINFDESEYAFGEFRSSPYKSHINIMIGCDKKCTYCIVPQTRGDEISIPSELILKEVEKAAKNGAKEIFLLGQNVNNYGKRFSNSHEKMDFSDLLVKISDIKEVERIRFTSPHPLHMDDKFLEVFVNNPKICKSMHMPLQSGSTKVLRDMKRGYTKEWFLDRALKLRQMCPQVNISTDIIVAYPSESEEDFADTMDVLEKVRFEQIFSFKFSPRPLTPAANLTLIDDEVASARLSALQNRHSEILDEIVLKQEGEIFDVYFEELRANGAVAGRSFSNFLVQVNGSEELLGTTRKVKINEAKRMVLYGQLV from the coding sequence TTGAGCAAACGGCTTTTTATACAAACTCTTGGCTGTGCGATGAATGTGCGTGATAGTGAGCATATCATCGCAGAGCTTAAAAAAACTGATGATTATGAACTTACAGATGAAATTTCCGATGCCGACTTGATTTTGATAAATACTTGCTCAGTTAGAGAAAAGCCAGTTCACAAGCTTTTTAGCGAAGTTGGAAGCTTTTTTAAACATAAAAAAAGTGGAGCAAAAATTGGCGTGTGCGGCTGCACGGCTAGCCATTTAGGAGATGAGATTTTTAAACGAGCGCCATATGTAGACTTCGTGCTTGGCGCAAGAAATGTTTCTAAAATCACAACCGCAGTAAATACTCCAAAATTTATAAGCACAGATATAAATTTCGATGAGAGCGAGTATGCTTTTGGTGAATTTAGAAGTTCACCTTATAAATCTCATATAAATATCATGATAGGTTGTGATAAAAAATGCACCTATTGTATCGTTCCGCAAACTAGAGGCGATGAGATAAGTATACCAAGTGAGCTTATTTTAAAAGAGGTTGAAAAAGCTGCAAAAAATGGCGCTAAAGAGATATTTTTACTAGGACAAAATGTAAACAACTATGGCAAACGCTTTTCAAATTCTCACGAGAAAATGGACTTTAGCGACTTACTAGTTAAGATAAGCGATATAAAAGAAGTCGAGCGAATTCGCTTCACTAGCCCGCACCCTTTGCATATGGATGATAAATTTCTTGAAGTTTTTGTAAATAACCCAAAAATTTGCAAATCCATGCATATGCCACTTCAAAGCGGCTCGACTAAAGTGCTTCGTGATATGAAACGAGGCTATACAAAAGAGTGGTTTTTAGACCGTGCTTTAAAACTTCGCCAAATGTGCCCACAAGTAAACATAAGCACAGATATCATAGTGGCTTATCCAAGTGAGAGCGAAGAGGACTTTGCTGATACGATGGACGTGCTAGAAAAAGTTAGATTTGAGCAAATTTTTTCTTTTAAATTTAGCCCACGACCGCTTACTCCAGCGGCTAATTTAACTTTGATTGATGATGAGGTAGCAAGTGCTAGACTTAGTGCTTTGCAAAACAGACATAGCGAAATTTTAGATGAAATTGTGCTTAAGCAAGAGGGCGAAATTTTTGATGTGTATTTTGAAGAACTGCGCGCAAATGGCGCTGTGGCTGGGCGAAGCTTTAGCAACTTTTTGGTTCAAGTTAATGGAAGCGAAGAGCTTTTAGGCACAACTAGAAAAGTGAAAATCAATGAAGCCAAGCGAATGGTGCTTTATGGACAACTTGTTTAA
- the panC gene encoding pantoate--beta-alanine ligase, with translation MQVITTICELKEHLKTLQGSIGLVPTMGALHKGHISLIEKSVKENDFTVVSVFVNPTQFLPNEDLDKYPRNEEGDKKVCELCKVDVLFMPLAKEMYFEDEPLIKAPAKIASILEGATRPGHFDGVLRVLNKFFNIVRPTRAYFGKKDAQQVAIVKNIVKTFFMPLEIVPCDIIREADGLALSSRNVYLDEEQKLSALKLSRSLLKAGNLIKSGEMDSNAIKLEMKKILEPLKVDYVAIVDREFREVSKVELENTIILVAAYVGNTRLIDNIWV, from the coding sequence ATGCAAGTTATCACCACAATTTGCGAGCTAAAAGAGCATTTAAAAACGCTTCAAGGCTCCATTGGTTTAGTCCCAACTATGGGTGCTTTACACAAAGGACATATCTCTTTGATAGAAAAATCTGTCAAAGAGAACGATTTTACAGTAGTTTCTGTTTTTGTAAATCCAACGCAGTTTTTGCCAAATGAGGATTTAGATAAATACCCAAGAAACGAAGAAGGCGATAAAAAAGTCTGTGAGCTTTGCAAAGTAGACGTTCTTTTTATGCCACTGGCTAAAGAGATGTATTTTGAAGATGAGCCACTCATCAAAGCGCCAGCAAAAATCGCTTCTATACTCGAAGGCGCTACAAGACCAGGGCATTTTGATGGAGTGCTTAGAGTTTTAAATAAATTTTTTAACATAGTTCGCCCAACTCGTGCGTATTTTGGTAAAAAAGATGCTCAACAAGTAGCAATTGTAAAAAATATAGTTAAAACATTTTTTATGCCTTTAGAGATAGTCCCTTGCGATATCATCAGAGAAGCCGATGGTTTGGCACTTAGCTCACGAAATGTCTACCTTGATGAAGAGCAAAAACTAAGCGCTTTAAAACTCTCTCGCTCCTTGCTTAAAGCTGGAAATTTAATCAAATCTGGCGAAATGGATAGTAATGCCATAAAGCTTGAAATGAAAAAAATCTTAGAGCCTTTAAAGGTCGATTATGTAGCCATTGTCGATAGAGAATTTCGCGAAGTTAGCAAAGTAGAGCTTGAAAACACTATCATCTTAGTAGCAGCTTATGTTGGCAACACAAGATTAATCGATAATATCTGGGTTTAA
- the tilS gene encoding tRNA lysidine(34) synthetase TilS — MLNQQALDALKGKKALLAFSYGVDSTALFYLLEEKGVEFDLALVNYNSRKNSLTEELEARSLAAKFNKQIYIKSLNLSLQNSSNFEKTARDLRYQFFDEICLEFSYTHLITAHQLNDLFEWFLMRFSKGSGLVNLVGMSVVDKRQNYTIVRPLLDTSKDEIKAFLHSQKLKYFIDSSNSNTKFERNFIRESFSDKFVAKFSSGVKKSFEFLRSEKDILEGEFIYQDSEFFIVKNSPNAMNLIDKAAKKFGVVMSQKQRLEAKKECVISAKFSISYTKDRVFIAPYITPVMTKKFKETCRVKKVPKLLRGYISTRQKLLEFF, encoded by the coding sequence TTGCTTAACCAACAAGCGCTAGATGCACTAAAGGGCAAAAAAGCCCTTTTAGCCTTTTCTTATGGGGTTGATAGCACTGCGCTTTTTTATCTTTTAGAAGAAAAAGGCGTCGAGTTTGACTTAGCACTAGTAAATTATAACTCAAGAAAAAACTCACTAACCGAAGAGCTTGAAGCTAGGAGCTTAGCGGCTAAATTTAACAAGCAAATTTATATAAAAAGCTTAAATTTAAGCCTACAAAACTCATCAAATTTTGAAAAAACAGCGCGCGATTTAAGATATCAGTTTTTTGATGAAATTTGCTTAGAGTTTAGCTACACTCATCTTATAACCGCTCATCAGCTAAATGACTTGTTTGAGTGGTTTTTAATGCGTTTTTCAAAAGGCTCTGGGCTAGTAAATTTAGTCGGTATGAGCGTGGTTGATAAAAGACAAAACTACACCATAGTTCGCCCGCTTTTAGACACTTCAAAAGATGAGATAAAGGCATTCTTACATAGCCAAAAGCTAAAATACTTCATCGACAGTTCAAACTCAAACACCAAATTTGAAAGAAACTTTATAAGAGAGAGTTTTAGCGATAAATTTGTGGCTAAATTTAGCAGTGGAGTTAAAAAAAGTTTTGAGTTTTTAAGAAGCGAAAAGGATATTTTAGAAGGCGAGTTTATATATCAAGACTCGGAGTTTTTTATCGTAAAAAATAGTCCAAATGCGATGAATTTAATAGACAAAGCGGCTAAAAAATTTGGCGTTGTCATGAGCCAAAAACAGCGTCTTGAAGCTAAAAAAGAGTGCGTTATAAGTGCTAAATTTAGTATCTCTTACACAAAAGATAGAGTTTTTATAGCACCATATATAACGCCCGTGATGACAAAAAAGTTCAAAGAAACTTGCAGAGTCAAAAAAGTCCCAAAACTACTTCGTGGATATATATCAACAAGGCAAAAGCTGCTTGAGTTTTTCTAG
- a CDS encoding lysophospholipid acyltransferase family protein, whose product MQDKPLKKRVLLKVAEWVILVCIWLIYLTCKKNFTPTNLPKSPCVVVFWHGRLAMMSFAYRHWWKKAHSGQKRGKVIISDHKDGEIITRVISHFGIGAIRGSSSKGGARALINAFTEIKNGVDVIITPDGPRGPRHSVADGAVVIAQKKELDIYTLNYEASRFWQFKSWDGMILPKPFSAINFSLSAPFSVRDLELESAKSKIQNELFEAAKIDSKFS is encoded by the coding sequence ATGCAAGATAAACCGCTTAAAAAAAGAGTTTTGCTTAAGGTGGCTGAGTGGGTTATACTTGTCTGTATTTGGCTGATTTATCTAACTTGTAAGAAAAATTTCACCCCAACGAATTTGCCGAAATCCCCTTGTGTCGTTGTCTTTTGGCATGGACGTTTGGCTATGATGAGTTTTGCGTATCGTCACTGGTGGAAAAAGGCGCATAGTGGGCAAAAACGTGGCAAAGTTATCATAAGCGATCACAAAGATGGCGAGATAATCACGCGAGTTATAAGTCACTTTGGAATCGGCGCGATTAGAGGAAGTAGTTCAAAAGGTGGCGCAAGGGCTTTGATAAATGCGTTTACTGAGATAAAAAACGGCGTTGATGTCATCATCACGCCAGATGGCCCACGAGGTCCAAGACACAGCGTGGCTGATGGTGCGGTTGTTATAGCGCAAAAAAAAGAGCTTGATATTTATACTCTAAATTACGAGGCGAGTCGCTTTTGGCAGTTTAAAAGCTGGGATGGTATGATACTTCCAAAGCCATTTTCTGCGATAAACTTTAGTTTAAGTGCTCCGTTTTCGGTGCGTGATTTAGAACTTGAAAGTGCTAAAAGCAAAATCCAAAATGAACTTTTTGAGGCTGCAAAAATAGATAGTAAATTTAGCTAA
- a CDS encoding HP0268 family nuclease has product MELKLARTELDKAPKNIAIEKIEEDLEKSGQKIYYFDRENSHKDLIALIEFFEKKGLSVYHRTVKYGLDDNEYMYEVHIL; this is encoded by the coding sequence ATGGAGTTAAAGTTAGCGCGAACTGAGCTTGATAAAGCACCAAAAAACATAGCAATAGAGAAAATCGAAGAAGATTTAGAAAAAAGTGGGCAAAAAATTTACTATTTTGATAGAGAAAATTCTCATAAAGATTTGATTGCCTTGATTGAATTTTTTGAAAAAAAAGGTCTAAGCGTCTATCATCGCACCGTTAAATACGGTCTTGATGATAATGAGTATATGTATGAGGTTCATATCCTTTGA